From Phragmites australis chromosome 5, lpPhrAust1.1, whole genome shotgun sequence, a single genomic window includes:
- the LOC133918891 gene encoding uncharacterized protein LOC133918891 → MSTAAAKEEQALSAAAEGAAAMGGEEAAARAVQKRYDGLLTVRAKAVKGKGAWYWAHLEPILIPPADTGMPPKAVKLRCALCSAVFSASNPSRTASEHLKRGTCPNFAAPLPSAAAAPGASGSQPPPQALPSNSTASSPIPISSIAPSSPRHHHHSNPLHHHAQPQQQHQHHQHHSGSRKRHSMPPAYTAAEPVSHHHHLIVVDPSSGYSPALPPPPQQQQSALVLSGGKEDLGALAMLEDSVKRLKSPKASPGAMMPRPQADAALALLADWFLESSGAVSLSATSHPKLRAFLHQVGLPDLHRADLAGPRLNARFAEARADATARVRDALFFQLAADGWREQVVTLSVNLPNGTSVFHRAVPVPAAAPTDYAEELLLDAVASVSASGSSNDLHRCAGIIADRFKSKALRDLENKHHGMVNLSCQIHGFTRLVRDFARELPLFRSAAAKSAKLAAYFNAKQMVRSLLHKHQIQELGHASLLRVAHVPFNGNGSDFRAAFEMLEDILTSAPSLHLAVMEESYKLVCIDDSVAREMADMVQGATFWIEVEAVHSLVKLIMDMVKEMEADRPLVGQCLPLWEDLRSKVRDWCEKFEIDEGSALNVVEKRFRKNYHPAWSAAFILDPLYLVKDASGRYLPPFKCLTPDQEKDVDRLITRMVSREEAHLALMELMKWRSDGLDPLYAQAVQVRQPDPSTGKMKVANKQSSRLVWETCLSELKSLGKVAVRLIFLHATSRGFRCTPSMVRWLSAPGSLGSGTDRAHRLVFVAANSKLERRDFSSDEDKDAELLAEGEDDVVNEPGNVEPPSV, encoded by the coding sequence AtgtcgacggcggcggcgaaggaggAGCAGGCGTTgtcggcggcggccgagggAGCGGCGGCAAtgggcggcgaggaggcggcggcgcgggcggtgCAGAAGCGGTACGATGGTCTCCTCACGGTGCGGGCCAAGGCGGTCAAGGGCAAGGGCGCCTGGTACTGGGCGCACCTCGAGCCCATCCTCATCCCGCCTGCCGACACCGGCATGCCGCCCAAGGCCGTGAAGCTCCGCTGCGCCCTCTGTTCCGCCGTCTTTTCCGCCTCCAATCCGTCCCGGACGGCCTCGGAGCACCTTAAGCGCGGCACCTGCCCCAACTTCGCCGCGCCGCTACCGAGCGCCGCGGCGGCCCCCGGCGCGTCGGGCTCGCAGCCGCCGCCACAGGCGTTGCCGTCCAACTCGACGGCGTCATCCCCTATCCCCATCTCGTCCATTGCGCCCTCCTCGccgcgccaccaccaccactccaACCCGCTCCACCACCACGCGCAGCCTCAGCAGCAGCATCAACACCACCAACACCACTCCGGCAGCCGCAAGCGACACTCCATGCCTCCAGCATACACGGCCGCGGAGCCCGTGTCCCACCATCACCACCTTATCGTCGTCGACCCGTCGTCGGGCTACTCCcccgcgctgccgccgccgccgcagcagcagcagtcggcGCTCGTGCTCTCCGGCGGCAAGGAGGACCTCGGCGCGCTTGCCATGCTTGAGGACAGCGTTAAGCGGCTCAAGTCACCGAAGGCGTCGCCGGGGGCGATGATGCCGAGGCCGCAGGCCGACGCAGCGCTTGCCCTGCTCGCCGATTGGTTCCTTGAGTCGTCGGGCGCCGTATCGCTCTCCGCCACCAGTCACCCAAAGCTCCGGGCCTTCTTGCACCAGGTTGGGCTGCCTGACCTGCATCGAGCCGACCTCGCCGGTCCGCGCCTCAACGCGCGCTTCGCCGAGGCCCGCGCTGACGCCACCGCGCGCGTACGCGACGCGCTCTTCTTCCAGCTCGCCGCCGACGGGTGGCGGGAGCAAGTGGTCACTCTCTCTGTCAACCTACCCAATGGCACGTCCGTGTTCCACCGTGCTGTGCCGGTGCCTGCTGCGGCGCCCACGGACTACGCAGAGGAGCTGTTGCTCGACGCCGTGGCGTCTGTGTCTGCCTCTGGCTCCTCCAACGACCTCCACCGTTGCGCGGGCATCATCGCCGATCGCTTCAAATCGAAGGCCCTGCGAGATCTTGAGAATAAGCACCATGGGATGGTGAACCTGTCTTGCCAAATCCATGGCTTCACCCGTTTGGTGCGGGACTTTGCGCGGGAGCTCCCGCTCTTCCGCTCTGCTGCAGCTAAGTCTGCCAAGCTTGCTGCCTACTTCAATGCTAAGCAGATGGTGCGGTCCCTGCTGCACAAGCATCAAATCCAGGAGCTCGGCCATGCCTCGCTCCTTCGCGTCGCACATGTGCCGTTTAACGGCAATGGCAGCGACTTCCGTGCAGCCTTTGAGATGCTAGAGGACATTTTGACCTCCGCACCCTCTCTCCACCTCGCTGTGATGGAGGAGTCATACAAGCTGGTGTGCATCGATGACTCAGTTGCGAGGGAGATGGCGGACATGGTGCAAGGTGCGACTTTCTGGATAGAGGTCGAGGCTGTGCATTCGCTCGTGAAGCTGATCATGGACATGGTGAAGGAGATGGAGGCTGACAGGCCTCTTGTTGGGCAATGCCTGCCACTCTGGGAGGACTTACGTAGCAAGGTTAGAGATTGGTGTGAAAAATTTGAAATTGATGAAGGCTCTGCTCTGAATGTGGTTGAGAAAAGGTTCAGGAAAAACTACCACCCAGCCTGGTCTGCAGCGTTCATATTGGATCCCCTCTACCTTGTCAAGGATGCCAGTGGGCGTTACCTTCCTCCATTCAAGTGCTTGACGCCTGATCAGGAGAAGGACGTGGATAGGCTGATCACCAGAATGGTGTCGCGGGAGGAGGCACACCTTGCTCTGATGGAGCTGATGAAATGGCGGTCGGATGGGTTGGACCCATTGTATGCGCAAGCTGTGCAGGTGAGGCAACCTGACCCGTCCACAGGGAAGATGAAGGTTGCAAATAAGCAGAGCAGCAGACTTGTTTGGGAGACATGCCTGAGCGAGCTCAAGTCGCTCGGCAAGGTAGCTGTGCGGCTCATCTTCCTCCATGCGACCTCCAGGGGATTCAGGTGCACACCGTCAATGGTGCGCTGGCTGTCTGCTCCCGGGAGCTTGGGAAGTGGCACTGATCGAGCGCACCGATTGGTTTTTGTTGCTGCAAATTCGAAGTTAGAGAGGAGGGACTTCTCCAGTGATGAAGACAAGGATGCAGAGTTACTCGctgaaggggaggatgatgtggtAAATGAACCTGGCAATGTGGAACCCCCATCAGTGTAA